The genomic region GAAAGGCTCTTCTCCGACCTCTTCTGCAAGCTTAAGTGTCCTTCTGGGAATTGTTTTTGGACCAAGCACTGCTCCGGGTCTGTCCGGGTCATCGATATAATCGGTTTCCATCATAAAACGGGTTCCCTGTTCAAGTGCTTCTTCAATGGCACCTTTGCCTGCAAGTACTCCGGGGAATAGCCCGAGTCTTTCGCATACGTCTACAAGCGGTGGAGCATAGTGTTTTACAACCTTATGCATTTTGATTCCGGTTTTTCTGGCACGTTCTGCAATATCGATAAGTTCAGGCTCTCCAACATCTTCTGTGTGTAATTGTACAGCGCAGTCAAGGTCTCGAGCAAGTGTGAAAGCATATTCCATGACCTCGTTGGAAGCGTCCCATATTTCCGGGCTGACCGGATAGTGTGGTCTTCCGCTTTTGAGTCCAACTGCAAGCCCACGATTTACATAGTCTGCTGCAATATCCAGTCCTCCTTTCATGGTCTCAACAGCTTTTGAAAGCTCCATGTATTCCGTGAGTTTTGTTATTTCTGCGGGATGAACTCCAAGAACCGGGAATGATGTGACACCAGTTTCGTTTATTTGTTTTGAGATGTCGACGGTTTCCTCAAAGACTGCGATGTGGTCCTCTGGTTTTGTAACTTTGATACCAAGAGTCCAGCTTGGTTTCATGACAAGGAAAATATGTGTTCCGCCTGTGTTCTGGAACTCTTTGACAGCTTTCAGACCCTTTGCCCTTGGGTCAATGTGCATGTGTTCGTCTGTAATGGGGAAACCTGGTGTCATGGGTGTCATAGTACTCTATATGAGTTTTTAATCTAAAAATGTAGGCGGTCAGGTATATATGCAAATTGTGGATTATATATCCGTATGAACCTGAAATTGTTTTTAAAGCACAGGCAAGTCCAGTCAAGTTTGTTGTCCTTGCTTGGTCAGTTGATAATCATGGTACTTTCAGCTCTGGTAATTGTTTCAGGAGCTGTTACGGGTTTAAGAGCTATCCTGATTTTCATTATAATACTGGGGTTTGCTTACATTTTTGCCATGACACTTCTCAGGCTGAAGACCCTTGCAAAAGTAACGGATTCACCCAAAGAGTCTCGTAAAGCCTGATATTTCTGTTTTTTCAGCTATTTTCTCTTTTTTATTACTTATTTTTTAGTGTATGTTTGTTTTCTGGGTATGAAATATATATGATGTTGCCGTTAATAGAGCAATTTGAATTTTCATATTCATATTATAATTTACGATTTTAAAATTACAATTTGTTAAAATAATGATTGATTTTGAGCAATATTAATTTACAGAGAAAGGGATCAACATGTCACAGGAATCTACAATC from Methanolobus tindarius DSM 2278 harbors:
- a CDS encoding TatD family hydrolase, which encodes MTPGFPITDEHMHIDPRAKGLKAVKEFQNTGGTHIFLVMKPSWTLGIKVTKPEDHIAVFEETVDISKQINETGVTSFPVLGVHPAEITKLTEYMELSKAVETMKGGLDIAADYVNRGLAVGLKSGRPHYPVSPEIWDASNEVMEYAFTLARDLDCAVQLHTEDVGEPELIDIAERARKTGIKMHKVVKHYAPPLVDVCERLGLFPGVLAGKGAIEEALEQGTRFMMETDYIDDPDRPGAVLGPKTIPRRTLKLAEEVGEEPFWKIHKENPEKVYEVDIEL